A part of Oryctolagus cuniculus chromosome 15, mOryCun1.1, whole genome shotgun sequence genomic DNA contains:
- the RET gene encoding proto-oncogene tyrosine-protein kinase receptor Ret isoform X2: MVPFPVTVYDEDDSPPTFPGGVDTADAVVEFKRKEGTVVATLRVFDADVVPASGELVRRYTSTLLPGDPWAQQTFRVEHAPNETLALANDTFVRATVHDYRLVLNRSIPISESRALQLAVLVNDSDFQGPGTGVLLLHFNVSVLPVSLHLPEAYAFSVSRRARRYAQIGKVCVEHCHEFSGIHVQYKLQPSGANCSALGVVTSAEDTSGTVFVNASEPLRRPECTELQYTVVATDRQTRRQAQAPLLVTVEGMYVTEEAGCPLSCAVSKRRPECEECGGLGSPTGRCEWRQGDGKGISRNFSTCSPSTKTCPDGHCDTVESRDPNICPQDCLRGSIVGGHEPGERRGIRAGYGICNCFPEEKKCFCEPEDSQGPLCDELCRTVIAAAVLFSFIVSVLLSTFCIHRYHKHAHKPPIASAEMTFCRPAQAFPVSYSSSGARRPSLDSMENQVSVDAFKIPEDPKWEFPRKNLVLGKTLGEGEFGKVVKATAFRLKGRAGYTTVAVKMLKENASPSELRDLLSEFNLLKQVNHPHVIKLHGACSQDGPLLLIVEYAKYGSLRGFLRDSRKVGPGYVSGGGGRNSGSLDHPDERALTMGDLISFAWQISRGMQYLAEMKLVHRDLAARNILVAEGRKMKISDFGLSRDVYEEDSYVKRSKGRIPVKWMAIESLFDHIYTTQSDVWSFGVLLWEIVTLGGNPYPGIPPERLFNLLKTGHRMERPDNCSEEMYRLMLQCWKQEPDKRPVFADISKDLEKMMVKSRDYLDLAASTPSDSLLYEDGLSEEETPLVDCNNAPLPRALPSTWIENKLYGMSDPSWPGESPVPLTRTDGTNPGFPRYANDSVYANWMVSPSAAKLTDSFDS, encoded by the exons ATGGTGCCCTTCCCCGTGACCGTCTACGATGAGGACGACTCGCCGCCCACCTTCCCGGGGGGCGTGGACACCGCCGACGCCGTGGTGGAGTTCAAGCGCAAGGAG GGCACCGTGGTGGCCACGCTGCGTGTCTTTGATGCGGACGTGGTGCCAGCGTCGGGAGAGCTGGTGAGGCGGTACACGAGCACCCTGCTCCCCGGGGACCCCTGGGCCCAGCAGACCTTCCGCGTGGAGCACGCCCCCAACGAGACCTTGGCTCTGGCCAACGACACCTTCGTGCGAGCGACGGTGCATGACTACA ggctggtTCTCAACCGGAGCATCCCCATCTCAGAGAGCCGCGCCCTGCAGCTGGCCGTGCTGGTCAACGACTCGGACTTCCAGGGCCCCGGGACAGGGGTGCTCCTCCTGCATTTCAATGTGTCCGTGCTGCCCGTCAGTCTGCACCTGCCTGAAGCCTACGCCTTCTCTGTGAGCAGAAGGGCCCGCCGCTACGCCCAG ATTGGCAAGGTGTGCGTGGAGCACTGCCATGAGTTCAGCGGCATCCACGTCCAGTACAAGCTGCAGCCCTCCGGCGCCAACTGCAGCGCCCTGGGCGTGGTCACCTCAGCCGAGGACACCTCCGGCACCGTGTTTGTGAACGCCTCGGAGCCCCTGCGGCGGCCGGAATGCACCGAGCTCCAGTACACTGTGGTGGCCACCGACCGGCAGACGCGCAGGCAGGCGCAGGCCCCGCTGCTCGTCACCGTGGAGGGGATGT ACGTGACTGAGGAGGCAGGCTGCCCCCTGTCCTGCGCAGTCAGCAAGAGGCGGCCCGAGTGTGAGGAGTGCGGTGGCCTGGGCTCCCCGACGGGCAGGTGCGAATGGCGGCAAGGCGACGGCAAAG GGATCAGCAGGAATTtctccacctgctctcccagcACCAAGACCTGCCCCGACGGCCACTGTGACACCGTGGAGAGCAGAGACCCGAACATCTGCCCCCAGGACTGCCTCC GGGGGAGCATCGTTGGGGGACATGAGCCCGGGGAGCGCCGGGGGATCAGAGCTGGCTACGGAATCTGCAACTGCTTCCCAGAGGAGAAGAAGTGTTTCTGTGAGCCGGAGGACAGCCAGG GCCCGCTGTGTGACGAGCTGTGCCGCACGGTGATCGCCGCCGCCGTGCTCTTCTCCTTCATCGTCTCGGTCCTGCTCTCCACCTTCTGCATCCACCGCTACCACAAGCATGCGCACAAGCCGCCCATCGCCTCGGCCGAGATGACCTTCTGCAGGCCCGCCCAGGCCTTCCCGGTCAGCTACTCCTCGTCCGGGGCCCGCCGGCCCTCGCTCGACTCCATGGAGAACCAGGTCTCCGTGGATGCCTTCAAGATCCCG GAGGATCCAAAGTGGGAATTCCCGCGGAAGAACTTGGTTCTTGGAAAGACCCTGGGAGAAGGCGAGTTTGGAAAAGTGGTCAAGGCGACAGCCTTCCGTCTGAAGGGCAGAGCCGGGTACACCACGGTGGCTGTGAAGATGCTGAAAG AGAACGCCTCCCCCAGCGAGCTGCGGGACCTCCTGTCCGAGTTCAACCTGCTGAAGCAGGTGAACCACCCCCATGTCATCAAGCTGCACGGGGCCTGCAGCCAGGATG GGCCACTGCTCCTGATCGTGGAGTACGCCAAGTACGGCTCCCTGCGTGGCTTCCTGCGGGACAGCCGCAAGGTGGGGCCGGGCTACGTGAGCGGCGGAGGCGGCCGCAACTCGGGCTCCCTGGACCACCCGGACGAGCGGGCCCTGACCATGGGCGACCTCATCTCCTTCGCCTGGCAGATCTCACGGGGGATGCAGTACCTGGCCGAGATGAAG CTGGTCCATCGGGACCTGGCCGCCAGAAACATCCTGGTGGCTGAGGGGCGAAAGATGAAGATCTCGGATTTTGGGCTGTCCCGAGATGTTTATGAAGAGGATTCCTACGTGAAGAGGAGCAAG GGTCGGATTCCAGTTAAGTGGATGGCAATCGAGTCCCTTTTTGATCATATCTACACCACCCAAAGTGATGT GTGGTCCTTTGGTGTCCTGCTGTGGGAGATCGTGACCCTGGGGGGCAACCCCTACCCCGGGATTCCTCCTGAGCGGCTCTTCAACCTTCTAAAGACCGGCCACCGGATGGAGAGGCCGGACAACTGCAGCGAAGAAAT GTACCGCCTGATGCTGCAATGCTGGAAGCAAGAACCGGACAAGAGGCCGGTGTTTGCCGACATCAGCAAAGACCTGGAGAAGATGATGGTTAAGAGCAGA GACTACCTAGACCTGGCCGCGTCCACGCCGTCCGACTCGCTGCTTTATGAGGATGGTCTCTCGGAAGAAGAGACACCCCTGGTGGACTGTAATAATGCTCCCCTCCCTCGCGCCCTTCCTTCCACATGGATTGAAAACAAACTCTATG gcATGTCAGACCCGAGCTGGCCCGGAGAGAGTCCTGTACCACTCACGAGAACTGATGGCACTAACCCTGGGTTCCCAAGATATGCAAATGATAGTGTATATGCTAACTGGATGGTTTCACCCTCAGCGGCAAAACTAACGGACTCCTTTGATAGTTAA
- the RET gene encoding proto-oncogene tyrosine-protein kinase receptor Ret isoform X1: MAKTPSGAVGLRRLLLLLPLLGEAPLGLYFSRDAYWEKLYVDQPAGTPLLYVHALRDAPGEVASFRLGQHLYGAYRTRLHENEWIRIHEDTGLLYLNRSLDQSTWEKLSLRNGGFPLLTIFLQVFLSPVSLREAECQWPGCARVYFSCINSSFPACSSLSPRELCFPETDLSFRIRENKPPGTFHQFRLLPVQFLCPNVSVTYGLLEGKDGPFRCAPDSLEVSTLWALDREQREKYELVAKCTVRVGAREEAVMVPFPVTVYDEDDSPPTFPGGVDTADAVVEFKRKEGTVVATLRVFDADVVPASGELVRRYTSTLLPGDPWAQQTFRVEHAPNETLALANDTFVRATVHDYRLVLNRSIPISESRALQLAVLVNDSDFQGPGTGVLLLHFNVSVLPVSLHLPEAYAFSVSRRARRYAQIGKVCVEHCHEFSGIHVQYKLQPSGANCSALGVVTSAEDTSGTVFVNASEPLRRPECTELQYTVVATDRQTRRQAQAPLLVTVEGMYVTEEAGCPLSCAVSKRRPECEECGGLGSPTGRCEWRQGDGKGISRNFSTCSPSTKTCPDGHCDTVESRDPNICPQDCLRGSIVGGHEPGERRGIRAGYGICNCFPEEKKCFCEPEDSQGPLCDELCRTVIAAAVLFSFIVSVLLSTFCIHRYHKHAHKPPIASAEMTFCRPAQAFPVSYSSSGARRPSLDSMENQVSVDAFKIPEDPKWEFPRKNLVLGKTLGEGEFGKVVKATAFRLKGRAGYTTVAVKMLKENASPSELRDLLSEFNLLKQVNHPHVIKLHGACSQDGPLLLIVEYAKYGSLRGFLRDSRKVGPGYVSGGGGRNSGSLDHPDERALTMGDLISFAWQISRGMQYLAEMKLVHRDLAARNILVAEGRKMKISDFGLSRDVYEEDSYVKRSKGRIPVKWMAIESLFDHIYTTQSDVWSFGVLLWEIVTLGGNPYPGIPPERLFNLLKTGHRMERPDNCSEEMYRLMLQCWKQEPDKRPVFADISKDLEKMMVKSRDYLDLAASTPSDSLLYEDGLSEEETPLVDCNNAPLPRALPSTWIENKLYGMSDPSWPGESPVPLTRTDGTNPGFPRYANDSVYANWMVSPSAAKLTDSFDS; this comes from the exons ATGGCGGCTTCCCCCTGCTCAccatcttcctccaggtcttcctgtcCCCCGTGTCCCTGCGCGAGGCCGAGTGCCAGTGGCCCGGCTGTGCACGCGTCTACTTCTCCTGCATCAACTCCTCCTTCCCCGCCTGCAGCTCGCTCTCGCCCCGCGAGCTCTGCTTCCCGGAGACCGACCTCTCCTTCCGCATCCGGGAGAACAAGCCGCCCGGCACCTTCCACCAGTTCCGGCTGCTGCCCGTGCAGTTCCTGTGCCCCAACGTCAGCGTGACCTACGGGCTCCTGGAAG GTAAGGACGGGCCCTTCCGCTGTGCCCCGGACAGCCTAGAGGTGAGCACGCTCTGGGCCCTGGACCGCGAGCAACGGGAGAAGTACGAGCTGGTGGCCAAGTGCACGGTGCGCGTGGGCGCGCGCGAGGAGGCCGTGATGGTGCCCTTCCCCGTGACCGTCTACGATGAGGACGACTCGCCGCCCACCTTCCCGGGGGGCGTGGACACCGCCGACGCCGTGGTGGAGTTCAAGCGCAAGGAG GGCACCGTGGTGGCCACGCTGCGTGTCTTTGATGCGGACGTGGTGCCAGCGTCGGGAGAGCTGGTGAGGCGGTACACGAGCACCCTGCTCCCCGGGGACCCCTGGGCCCAGCAGACCTTCCGCGTGGAGCACGCCCCCAACGAGACCTTGGCTCTGGCCAACGACACCTTCGTGCGAGCGACGGTGCATGACTACA ggctggtTCTCAACCGGAGCATCCCCATCTCAGAGAGCCGCGCCCTGCAGCTGGCCGTGCTGGTCAACGACTCGGACTTCCAGGGCCCCGGGACAGGGGTGCTCCTCCTGCATTTCAATGTGTCCGTGCTGCCCGTCAGTCTGCACCTGCCTGAAGCCTACGCCTTCTCTGTGAGCAGAAGGGCCCGCCGCTACGCCCAG ATTGGCAAGGTGTGCGTGGAGCACTGCCATGAGTTCAGCGGCATCCACGTCCAGTACAAGCTGCAGCCCTCCGGCGCCAACTGCAGCGCCCTGGGCGTGGTCACCTCAGCCGAGGACACCTCCGGCACCGTGTTTGTGAACGCCTCGGAGCCCCTGCGGCGGCCGGAATGCACCGAGCTCCAGTACACTGTGGTGGCCACCGACCGGCAGACGCGCAGGCAGGCGCAGGCCCCGCTGCTCGTCACCGTGGAGGGGATGT ACGTGACTGAGGAGGCAGGCTGCCCCCTGTCCTGCGCAGTCAGCAAGAGGCGGCCCGAGTGTGAGGAGTGCGGTGGCCTGGGCTCCCCGACGGGCAGGTGCGAATGGCGGCAAGGCGACGGCAAAG GGATCAGCAGGAATTtctccacctgctctcccagcACCAAGACCTGCCCCGACGGCCACTGTGACACCGTGGAGAGCAGAGACCCGAACATCTGCCCCCAGGACTGCCTCC GGGGGAGCATCGTTGGGGGACATGAGCCCGGGGAGCGCCGGGGGATCAGAGCTGGCTACGGAATCTGCAACTGCTTCCCAGAGGAGAAGAAGTGTTTCTGTGAGCCGGAGGACAGCCAGG GCCCGCTGTGTGACGAGCTGTGCCGCACGGTGATCGCCGCCGCCGTGCTCTTCTCCTTCATCGTCTCGGTCCTGCTCTCCACCTTCTGCATCCACCGCTACCACAAGCATGCGCACAAGCCGCCCATCGCCTCGGCCGAGATGACCTTCTGCAGGCCCGCCCAGGCCTTCCCGGTCAGCTACTCCTCGTCCGGGGCCCGCCGGCCCTCGCTCGACTCCATGGAGAACCAGGTCTCCGTGGATGCCTTCAAGATCCCG GAGGATCCAAAGTGGGAATTCCCGCGGAAGAACTTGGTTCTTGGAAAGACCCTGGGAGAAGGCGAGTTTGGAAAAGTGGTCAAGGCGACAGCCTTCCGTCTGAAGGGCAGAGCCGGGTACACCACGGTGGCTGTGAAGATGCTGAAAG AGAACGCCTCCCCCAGCGAGCTGCGGGACCTCCTGTCCGAGTTCAACCTGCTGAAGCAGGTGAACCACCCCCATGTCATCAAGCTGCACGGGGCCTGCAGCCAGGATG GGCCACTGCTCCTGATCGTGGAGTACGCCAAGTACGGCTCCCTGCGTGGCTTCCTGCGGGACAGCCGCAAGGTGGGGCCGGGCTACGTGAGCGGCGGAGGCGGCCGCAACTCGGGCTCCCTGGACCACCCGGACGAGCGGGCCCTGACCATGGGCGACCTCATCTCCTTCGCCTGGCAGATCTCACGGGGGATGCAGTACCTGGCCGAGATGAAG CTGGTCCATCGGGACCTGGCCGCCAGAAACATCCTGGTGGCTGAGGGGCGAAAGATGAAGATCTCGGATTTTGGGCTGTCCCGAGATGTTTATGAAGAGGATTCCTACGTGAAGAGGAGCAAG GGTCGGATTCCAGTTAAGTGGATGGCAATCGAGTCCCTTTTTGATCATATCTACACCACCCAAAGTGATGT GTGGTCCTTTGGTGTCCTGCTGTGGGAGATCGTGACCCTGGGGGGCAACCCCTACCCCGGGATTCCTCCTGAGCGGCTCTTCAACCTTCTAAAGACCGGCCACCGGATGGAGAGGCCGGACAACTGCAGCGAAGAAAT GTACCGCCTGATGCTGCAATGCTGGAAGCAAGAACCGGACAAGAGGCCGGTGTTTGCCGACATCAGCAAAGACCTGGAGAAGATGATGGTTAAGAGCAGA GACTACCTAGACCTGGCCGCGTCCACGCCGTCCGACTCGCTGCTTTATGAGGATGGTCTCTCGGAAGAAGAGACACCCCTGGTGGACTGTAATAATGCTCCCCTCCCTCGCGCCCTTCCTTCCACATGGATTGAAAACAAACTCTATG gcATGTCAGACCCGAGCTGGCCCGGAGAGAGTCCTGTACCACTCACGAGAACTGATGGCACTAACCCTGGGTTCCCAAGATATGCAAATGATAGTGTATATGCTAACTGGATGGTTTCACCCTCAGCGGCAAAACTAACGGACTCCTTTGATAGTTAA